The following proteins are encoded in a genomic region of Vibrio tasmaniensis:
- the cyaY gene encoding iron donor protein CyaY, whose product MNETEFHKLVDIQMQNIEEAIDESEADIDYEVTGNVMTLEFENRSQIIINRQEPMREIWLASKSGGFHFKLVDDKWTCSKTGMELFEMVKEECEKHADEEINWV is encoded by the coding sequence ATGAACGAGACTGAATTTCATAAGTTGGTCGATATACAGATGCAAAACATCGAAGAAGCAATCGATGAATCAGAGGCAGATATTGATTACGAAGTGACTGGTAACGTGATGACGTTAGAGTTTGAAAACCGCAGCCAAATTATCATCAATCGCCAAGAACCAATGCGTGAGATCTGGTTAGCCTCTAAATCAGGCGGCTTTCACTTCAAGTTGGTTGACGACAAGTGGACATGTTCAAAGACGGGCATGGAGTTGTTTGAGATGGTCAAAGAAGAATGCGAAAAGCACGCAGATGAAGAGATTAATTGGGTCTAA
- the dapF gene encoding diaminopimelate epimerase, whose product MHFHFSKMHGLGNDFMVVDCITQNIFFSPDLIRRLADRHTGVGFDQLLVVEAPYDPETDFHYRIFNADGSEVEQCGNGARCFARFVRMKGLTNKYSINVSTKKGKMVLKIEENDLITVNMGIPEFEPGKIPFKAKQPEKTYILRTDVHTLFCGAVSMGNPHVVTVVDDVDTADVDTLGPLLESHERFPERVNAGFMQVVNREEVRLRVYERGAGETQACGSGACGAVAVGITQGLLAENVKVRLPGGDLHISWQGPGKPLLMTGPATHVFDGQLSC is encoded by the coding sequence ATGCACTTCCACTTTTCTAAAATGCATGGTTTGGGCAATGATTTCATGGTCGTGGACTGCATTACTCAAAATATTTTCTTTTCTCCAGATTTGATTCGTCGTTTGGCGGATCGTCACACTGGTGTGGGTTTCGACCAGCTACTTGTCGTTGAAGCTCCCTATGACCCTGAAACTGACTTCCATTACCGCATATTCAATGCAGATGGCAGTGAAGTGGAGCAGTGTGGCAATGGTGCGCGTTGTTTTGCTCGATTTGTTCGTATGAAAGGCTTAACGAATAAGTACAGTATCAACGTGAGCACCAAGAAAGGAAAAATGGTTCTCAAAATTGAAGAGAATGATTTAATCACTGTCAACATGGGTATTCCTGAGTTCGAACCGGGCAAGATTCCATTTAAGGCGAAGCAGCCAGAAAAGACGTATATCCTCAGAACGGATGTACACACCTTGTTCTGTGGTGCGGTTAGCATGGGTAACCCACATGTGGTTACCGTGGTTGATGACGTCGATACCGCAGATGTGGATACCTTAGGTCCACTGCTTGAATCTCATGAACGTTTTCCTGAACGTGTTAATGCTGGCTTTATGCAGGTGGTTAATCGTGAAGAGGTTCGCCTGCGTGTTTATGAACGCGGTGCGGGTGAAACTCAGGCGTGTGGTAGTGGTGCATGTGGCGCAGTTGCCGTTGGTATTACTCAAGGCTTACTGGCTGAGAATGTGAAGGTTCGTCTACCTGGTGGTGACTTACACATTAGCTGGCAAGGCCCTGGGAAACCTCTGTTGATGACTGGTCCAGCAACGCATGTGTTTGATGGTCAACTTTCTTGCTAA
- the xerC gene encoding tyrosine recombinase XerC, which translates to MSLEPKIPLPNSLQKPLSRFYEYLRSEKGLSLHTQRNYKQQLETMAAHLVTLGLTDWAQVDAAWVRQLASKGMREGMKASSIATRLSSLRSFFDFLVLRGEMTANPAKGVSAPRKQRPLPKNLDVDEVGQLLDVNEDDPLSIRDRAMMEVMYGAGLRLAELVGINLKDVLGRQGEIRVIGKGDKERKAPFSGLAKEWVDKWLKVRGELASPGETALFVSKLGTRISHRSVQKRMEEWGKKQSVASHISPHKLRHSFATHVLESSQNLRAVQELLGHENISTTQVYTHLDFQHLAQAYDQAHPRARKKNKD; encoded by the coding sequence ATGAGCCTAGAGCCCAAAATACCTCTTCCTAACAGCCTTCAAAAGCCGCTTTCTCGCTTCTATGAATATCTCAGAAGCGAGAAGGGACTCAGCTTACACACCCAACGTAACTACAAACAACAACTTGAAACCATGGCCGCTCATTTAGTCACTCTCGGACTAACGGATTGGGCTCAAGTCGATGCAGCGTGGGTAAGACAACTTGCAAGTAAAGGCATGCGTGAGGGAATGAAGGCGAGCAGTATTGCTACTCGCTTATCGTCACTGCGCAGCTTCTTTGATTTCCTTGTCTTGCGTGGTGAAATGACCGCCAATCCAGCCAAAGGGGTTTCAGCACCTCGCAAACAACGTCCTTTGCCTAAAAACCTTGATGTTGATGAAGTCGGGCAGCTGCTCGATGTGAATGAGGACGACCCACTGTCAATTCGTGACCGAGCGATGATGGAAGTGATGTACGGTGCTGGATTACGACTGGCCGAGCTGGTCGGTATCAATCTTAAAGATGTGTTGGGTCGACAAGGCGAAATCCGAGTGATTGGTAAAGGCGACAAAGAACGCAAAGCCCCTTTTTCTGGTTTAGCGAAAGAGTGGGTTGATAAATGGCTCAAAGTTCGTGGTGAACTCGCTTCGCCGGGTGAAACCGCTCTGTTTGTATCGAAGTTAGGGACTCGTATCTCTCATCGCAGCGTGCAAAAGCGCATGGAAGAGTGGGGCAAGAAGCAATCTGTCGCGAGTCACATCAGCCCGCATAAACTGCGTCACTCCTTTGCAACGCATGTACTGGAGTCGAGCCAAAACCTTCGTGCGGTTCAAGAGTTGCTCGGGCATGAAAACATCTCGACAACCCAAGTGTACACTCACTTAGATTTCCAACATTTAGCACAAGCTTAT
- the lysA gene encoding diaminopimelate decarboxylase, with the protein MDYFNYQEDGQLWAEDVALSQLAEQYGTPLYVYSRATLERHWNAFDSSVGEHPHLVCYAVKANSNLGVLNTLARLGSGFDIVSGGELERVVAAGGDPAKVVFSGVGKTAAEMKRALELNIKCFNVESEPELERLNKVAGELGVKAPISLRINPDVDANTHPYISTGLRDNKFGIAFDRAPAVYAFAKTLDNLSIHGIDCHIGSQLTDIEPFIDATDRLLALIDQLRANDINIKHLDVGGGLGVVYRDELPPQPSDYAKALLARLDNHSDLELIFEPGRAIAANAGVLLTKVEFLKPTEHKNFAIIDAAMNDLMRPALYQAWQDIVPVSPRQGEAVTYDLVGPICETGDFLGKDRDLVLEEGDLLAVRSAGAYGFAMSSNYNTRSRAAEVMVDGDKTHLVRQREELTSLWELENILPE; encoded by the coding sequence TTGGATTACTTCAACTATCAGGAAGATGGCCAGCTTTGGGCTGAGGACGTCGCACTTTCACAACTAGCAGAGCAATATGGTACACCGTTGTATGTATATTCTCGTGCCACATTAGAACGTCACTGGAACGCGTTTGACTCATCGGTAGGTGAGCACCCGCATTTGGTGTGTTACGCCGTTAAAGCTAACTCGAATCTAGGTGTGTTGAATACCTTAGCTCGTTTGGGGTCTGGTTTTGACATCGTTTCCGGTGGTGAGCTAGAGCGTGTGGTTGCTGCAGGTGGCGATCCGGCGAAAGTTGTTTTCTCTGGTGTCGGCAAAACTGCCGCAGAAATGAAGCGAGCGCTTGAGTTGAACATTAAATGTTTCAACGTAGAGTCTGAACCAGAACTGGAGCGACTGAATAAAGTTGCCGGTGAACTTGGAGTTAAAGCGCCGATTTCACTGCGAATAAACCCAGATGTTGATGCCAATACTCACCCTTATATTTCTACAGGTCTGCGTGACAACAAATTTGGCATCGCCTTCGATCGCGCTCCTGCTGTTTATGCGTTTGCAAAAACACTCGATAACTTGTCTATCCATGGTATTGATTGCCACATCGGCTCTCAGTTAACGGATATCGAACCTTTCATCGATGCCACTGATCGCTTGCTTGCGTTGATCGACCAACTACGAGCTAACGATATCAATATCAAGCACCTTGATGTTGGCGGTGGTTTGGGTGTGGTTTATCGTGATGAATTACCACCACAGCCTTCGGATTACGCGAAAGCCTTGTTGGCGCGACTAGACAATCATTCTGATCTAGAGCTGATTTTCGAGCCTGGAAGAGCGATTGCGGCTAACGCTGGTGTATTATTAACAAAAGTTGAGTTCCTTAAGCCAACAGAGCATAAGAACTTTGCCATTATCGATGCGGCAATGAACGACCTGATGCGCCCTGCACTTTACCAAGCTTGGCAAGATATTGTTCCAGTTAGCCCACGTCAGGGTGAAGCTGTGACTTACGATTTAGTTGGCCCTATCTGTGAAACGGGTGACTTCCTAGGTAAAGATCGTGACCTTGTTCTTGAAGAGGGCGATTTACTCGCTGTTCGTTCAGCAGGTGCTTATGGCTTCGCAATGTCATCTAACTACAACACTCGTTCGCGTGCGGCAGAAGTGATGGTTGATGGCGATAAAACTCACTTGGTTCGTCAGCGTGAAGAGCTTACGAGTCTGTGGGAACTTGAAAACATTCTTCCGGAGTAA
- the lptM gene encoding LPS translocon maturation chaperone LptM, producing MKKLITALFMVSVIGLSGCGQTGPLYDPDEVQQTEQSQ from the coding sequence ATGAAAAAACTAATTACCGCTCTGTTTATGGTGTCCGTTATTGGACTTTCTGGTTGTGGTCAAACGGGTCCTTTGTATGATCCTGATGAAGTTCAACAGACCGAACAATCACAATAA
- a CDS encoding DUF484 family protein: protein MSYVEGDTLTAEVVAEYLRDNPDFFQNRKDLVDRLAINNVEQGAVSLVEVQLKRQRHRIEELEEEITGLMSLAANNDKTFYEFMDLQTQVLKCSDFIQVIKAVEQKALELGLKAHVRVLSQLGFYQLNEERYSKFSLNHFNGKDAYLGRLRKADRHDLFGDYPVPELGSYVVLPLAKRSPLGVLAFSSEDGGHFQPHMDTLFLRHLALVVAHLADTLPWQINNEPRAQNTSS from the coding sequence TTGTCTTACGTTGAAGGCGACACTCTGACTGCAGAAGTGGTTGCGGAATATTTACGTGATAACCCAGATTTCTTTCAAAACAGGAAAGATTTGGTTGATCGCCTTGCTATTAATAATGTTGAGCAGGGCGCTGTTTCTCTAGTTGAGGTTCAGCTTAAACGCCAGCGTCATAGAATCGAAGAGCTGGAAGAAGAGATCACTGGCTTGATGTCACTAGCGGCGAATAACGATAAAACTTTCTATGAATTCATGGATCTGCAAACTCAAGTGTTGAAATGCAGTGACTTCATTCAGGTTATCAAGGCTGTTGAACAAAAAGCGTTGGAACTAGGGCTTAAGGCTCATGTACGAGTTCTCTCACAATTAGGTTTTTATCAGCTGAATGAAGAGCGTTACTCTAAATTTTCACTTAACCATTTCAATGGCAAAGATGCTTATCTAGGGCGATTGAGAAAGGCAGACAGACACGATTTGTTTGGTGATTATCCAGTTCCAGAACTAGGCTCTTATGTAGTGCTACCCCTTGCTAAGCGATCTCCACTGGGTGTACTCGCTTTTTCTAGTGAAGATGGCGGACACTTCCAGCCTCATATGGATACGCTCTTTTTACGCCATTTAGCACTTGTTGTCGCTCATTTGGCGGACACTTTACCTTGGCAGATAAATAATGAGCCTAGAGCCCAAAATACCTCTTCCTAA